Within Cyanobium sp. AMD-g, the genomic segment TGGATCACCGACAACGAGCGGGTCGAGATCCTGAACAAGGCCACCGAGGTGATCAACTACTGGCAGGAGGAAGGGCGCGGCAAATCCCTCGATGAGGCCAAGCTCAAGTTCCCTGACGTCACCTTCTGCGGGACCGCCTGAGACCTGCGTTCCCTGGGAGGTTCAGCCGCCCAGGGAATCCCTTTCGAACTGTTCTGCGGCCGCGGCGGTGTCCGGGCTGGCGAACAGGGCTTCGGCAATGGCCGGACTGATCGTGTGGTGGGCCAGACCGGCAGCGGCCAGGCGGGCCAGATCCCCCGGCTGCCGCAGGCTGGCCACCAGCAGACGGGTGCTGGAGCCCACTCCGTCCAGAGCGCGCTGCATGGCGATCAGCTCGCCGTGGCCGTCGCGGCCGAGATCGCCGATGCGGCCCAGGTAGGCGGCGATGCCGTCGGCGCCAAGGGCAGCGGCCACCAACACCTGGGCCACCTCGTAGCAGGCGGTGAACGTGACGGGCACCCCTGCGGCGATCAGCTGCCGCGCCACCTCGGCCCCTCCCCGGGTGATCGGTACTTTCACCAGTACCCGCTCGGGATCGAGGGCCGCCAGGGCCCGGCCGATGGCCAGCTGCTGCTCGCCATCCGCGCCCCAGGTCTGCAGATGCAGCTCGCGGCACCCCAGGGCCGCAGCGTGCTGAGCCAGCCACCCCAGGTGGTCGAGATTGCAGGGCTGGCCGGCCCGCCGCAGCAGGGTCGGGTTGGTGGTGACGCCCTGGAAGAGGCCGCTGGGCAGCCAGCGCTCCCACTCCAGGGGATCGGCGCTATCGAGCAGCAGACGCAGGGCCATGGCGGTCAGGGGGTGGTGGCTGGGGACAGGGCCCACTGCCGGCTGAGGGCCTCCAGCAGGGCCGGGCAGGCGCCGAGGGCCTGCAGGTTGCGGCGGGGATTTGCCGCTGGCGGTTTGGCCGCAGCAGGCTTTGCCGCCGTTGGACCGGCAGCGGGCAGATCCGCCGCGATCAGGGCGGCCAGGGGATCCGTGGCCGCCGCGGCTTTCAATCGGGCCGGATCCTGCCGGCCCTGGCGCAGGGCGACGAACAGGTCGCGGCGGCGGCGCAACTCCAGCGGAAGGCTGGCCGGCTGGCCGCAGAGGCGCTCCACCTCGGCCAGGGCGGCCCGCAGCCCGGGGGAGGTGGGCGCCGCCTGCGGCGAGACCTGGCTTCGGGGCCAGACCAGGGCCAGCCAGCCCGCACCGGCGGCGGCCAGGGCCAGGCCGATGGCCACGGCCCGGCCGATCGCCGGGCGCCGCCGCTGGGGACGGGGGCGGGGAAGGGACGCCTGGGCGGCCTGGGCAGGGGATGGCGTCACCGCCGGGGCGGGCAGCGGCGCCGGCGGCTCGCCAGGCGCTCCGGCGCGCCCGATGGCCACGGTCACGTCGTCGCCGCTGCCCTCGCGGCTGATCCGATCCAGCGCCTCCGGCAGGATGCCGGCCGCCTCGGCGCCGCTGCCGGCCAACCAGGCCGCCAGGGTGAGGAAATCGCTGTCGGTGGCGCAGGACTTGCGGATGCCGTCAGTGCAGAGCACCAGGGCGAAATCGCGCGGGTCCGGCGCCAGGGGATGCAGGGCCGCCCGGCGGGCGAACAGGGACGCCGCCTGGGGCTGACAGAGGCTGCAGGTGGCTTCGCCGAGGGCCGTGGGTTCGTTCTCCTCCTGCAGCAGCCGGGCACGCCCGTCCGCCTCCACCCGCACCAGGTCCCAGTCGCCCAGGCCCGTATGGCCCCACCAGCAGGTCGTCATCACCACCAGGCCCAGGGTGCTGCCGTAGAGCAGGGGCTCGAAGTCGCCCTCGCCGGGGTCGCTCTGCCAGTGGGCCTGCACAGCCTCCAGCCAGCGGCACTGGACCGCCTCGGGCAGGCCATGGGCCAGCCAGCGACTCCAGGCCCCCTCCCCGTCCCCCGGGGGCGCGGCGGCCAGGGCGTCAGCCACCACGGCCAGGGCCGTCTCGCAGGCCAGGCGGCTGCCCACCTCGCTGCGGCGGTAGCGGCGCCCCCCGTGGCCATCGGCCACCGCCATCAGCATCACGGGCTGGCCATCGGTGTCGCGCAGCTCGCGGCAGAGCACGGCGTCCTGGCAGGGGCGGCCGGCCCTGAGGTGGGCGGCCCCGGCCCGGCTGGCAGCGATCGGCGCCGCCCAGCGGTTCACCACACCAGGGGACCGACGTCGTCGGTGGGATCCAGCACGGTGGGGGGCAGATCCGGCAGGGGGATGTTGCCCGCCGCAGGCTCCAGGGGCGTCTCGCCCACCCGGCTGGCCGGCATCGAGGCGGCGCCCACCACCGCCGTGGAGGCCCACTGGATGTACTGGGCCAGGGACGTGGCATTGCTGGCCTGCAGGGGGCGGCGGGGCGAGCGGCCCTCCGTGGCCGGCTCAATGCCGATGAACCGCTGCAGGACCTCCAGGTCGGCGTCGTGGCCCAGGGCGATGGCCAGACGCACCGCCTTCTGGGCCCAGGGCACCCGCAGCAAAGCCTCCAGGCCGGCGGCGAAATCATCGGTGGGCTGGCCGTCGGAGATCAGCACCAGCACCGGCGGCAGGGCGCGCACCTCCATCGGCGGGGTCTGCAGGGCCGCCGCCACCAGCTTCAGGGCCTCCCCCATGGCCGTGATGCCACCGGCCTGGAGATCGCGCCACTCCAGCTGATCCACCGGCGTGGGGGTCTCGATGTGCCAGGCGGCATGGTCGGCGAAGCGCACGGCCCGCACCAGCACCCGTGCCTCCGGGTTGTCCCGGGCCACCGCCGCCATGCCCGGCAGCGACTGGCGGATGGCCTGGTTGAGGGCCTGCATCTTGCCCGAGGCGGCCATGGAGCCGGAGCAGTCGCAGAGGTAGAGGAAATGGAGCGGCCGGTTGGCCAGCTTGACGTCGGGAAACGGCATCGCTCAGGCGGCGGGGGCTGGAGGGATGGGGCGCTGCACGGCGATCGGACCCGCCGGGGTGTGGATCCGGGTGAGTGCGGCGAGGCTACAGCTCTCGCCAGGCCCCACCGGCCAACTGCGGCCATCGGCGGCCTCGCCGCTCCAGGCGGCGGCCGAGAGATTGCATAACCCCAGGCGACGGGGGTCCTGGGGGTGGGCCACCACCCGGGCCAGCGGCCGGCGCAGATCCTCCCCGGCCAGGGCATCGAAGTGGTGGGGGTGCAGCTCGTTGTCCGGGGCGGCCAGCACCGAGCCCCGGGGCAGGGCCAGGGTGATCGGCTCCGGCAGGGGGGCGCCGCAGCTCCAGCACAGCGCCGGGCCGCCGCTGGCCTGGAAGTTTTCCTGGCCGCAGGCGGGGCAGAGGGCACGGCGGTCGAGGGTGCGGGCCAGCTCCTGCTTCCACTGGCCCGTGAGGGCGCGGCGGGAGGGCTGCTTCATGCCGCGGCAGAAGGTCTGCTCGAACAGCGCCTGGAGGGGGCGGGGGTAGATGGGCCAGGTGATCAGGGCGGCCGCATGCTCGATCGGGTCGGGCCGGTTGCGGTCGTCGACCGGATCGAAGATGAACACCGGATCCTCGCCGCAAAGACGGCGGCGGGCCGGCTCGTCAAGGCAGCGGATCGCCAGCTCCATCTGGCCCTTGAGCGGATCGTGGCGCGTGAGCAGCCGGAACAGCAGCGCCGCCAGGGAAAACAGGTCGCTGTCGGCGCCGGGCCGGGCCTGGCCCAGCAGCACCTCCGGGGCCATGAAGCCCGGGGTGCCCAGCACCGCGCCGTGGTCGGCGCCATCCACCGCGACGTTGTCGTTGTCGCAGATGAGGATGCCGCCGCTGCCGGGCTCCAGGAACAGGTTGCCCAGGGAGACATCCTTGTAACAGAGGCCCGCCAGGTGCAGGGCATGGAAGGCATCGGCGAGGCCGAAGCAGGCGCGCAGCACCTGGCGCAGGCCGATCGCCAGCCGGCCGGCGGCATGCTCGCAGGCCCCCACGTAGGCGGGCGGCCGCAGGGCCATCAGGTAGCCGAAGCTCTCCTGGCGGATGCGGATCAGGGGGCGGCTCTCTGGGCTGGCCCGCAGCAGGGCGATCGGCCAGAGGAAATCCTCATTCGGGGCAGTGGCCCGGATGCTGGCGATCAGGCGCCGCTCCAGGCCGCCGTCACGGGCGATGCAGGCCGGCAGATACCACTTCAGGGCCAGCCGCTCCCCCTCCATTTCCACCTCATACACCTGGCCCTGGGTGCCGCCCCCGAGGCCCCGGATGATCTGGAGCGGGGCCGCCAGACCCTCGAAGTCCAGGCTGGCGCCCTCCGGCAGGATCCAGCTCATGGCCGTCTCCCCGACGCCGGGGCCGGACCCATCGCCTTGCGGATGCCGTTGCGGTGGGCCAGGGCCGTCTCCAGGCTGTCGAAGCGGTGCCGGTAGGCCAGGCCGTCCTGCAGTGTCACCTCCAGCAGATGCTCCCAGCGGGAGCCCAGCAGGATCCAGCCCGCCAGCGCCCCCAGCTGCAGGGGCCAGAACAGCCACGGGAAGGGAAGCAGCAGCAGGCCGCCCAGGCAGAGCAGCAGCCACCAGCTGAAGGCCTGGGGATGGCGCCGGCGGCTGCGCACGTAGGCCGAGCGGATCCGATCGAGGGGCAGGGAGCGGCCGGCGAAATCCAGCTGCCCGGCCACCGCCTTCGGCACAGGCGGCGGCGCCGGTCGCCCCAACGCCCCGCTGGCGGCGGGGGGTGGACTGCCGCTGGCACGGAACTGCAACACCGGCCCCTGCAGGCCCAGCCGGATCTCATCGCCGTCCGAGAGGGGCCGGCAGTCCCGCAGCCGGGCGCCCTCCAGGTAGGTGCCGTTGGCGCTGCCCAGGTCACAGAGCAACCACTGGCCCGCCCGCGTTCGCGACACCCGCACCAGGGCGTGGTGGCGGGAGACGCCCTGGGCCTGGCTCAGGCAGAGGCCGCTGGCCGGATCGCGGCCGATCGAGAGGGGCGTGCGGGGATCCAGCGGCACGCTGCGGCCGGGATCGTCCCGCAGCAGCAGCCGGGGGTGGACGCTCATCGGGGGTCCTCACCGCCCCTGGGACGGCGGCCAAGGCGCCGGTCGGCCAGGAACCGGCCCCACCAGCCCACCGGTTCCCCCTCCCGCCAGGGGACGACCCGCCCGGGGAACAGGAGCGCCCAGCTGGCCAGCAGCAGGGCCACCAGCAGCAGCAGCAGCAGCACCCAGCCGGGGATCGCCCCCACCCAGGTGGCGGCAAAGGTGGCCCGCACCGCATACACCCCGATGGTCAGGGCGGTCCAGATGCGGAAGGGTGCCCATGGATCCCGGCGTTGCTCCACCTGGCCGGCCGCTCCGATCGCTGCGGGTAGCGTATGGGAGCAAGGCAGACGGGCCGGGGATGGTGGGGACGACGGAGCAGGCGTCGCCTGGCGACATCACCGCCCCTGGCACCGCACCCCACACCGCACCCGAACCCGCCGCGGGTTGGCGGAGCCTCTGGCAGGCCCTTCGCCGCACCGCTGCGGATGGGGGCCGTCGCCGGGCCGTGACCACGGCCCTGATGGACCTGAAGCACCACGGCGCCTGGCTGGAACTCTGGATCGGCGGTCAGTGCCGCCGGCGTGTGGCCCTGGAGGGTGGCCGTTACCGCATCGGCCGGGATCCCCTCTGCGAACTGCAGGCCGACGCCACCGGCGTCAGCCGGGTGCACGCGATCGTGGAGCAGGAGCGCCCCGGCGACCGCGACTATGTCGGTGAGGATTTCAGCTCCGCCAACGGTCTGTTTCACCGCGACCGCCGCATCCGCGCCATCCACCTGCGGGACGGGGACAGGCTGCAGCTCGGCTCGCCGCTGAAGGGGGAGGCGCCCACCCTGGTGTACCGCCACCCCCGCAGCCCCCTGGGGCAGTTGGTGCACTGGGGCGCCATCGGTGCCCTGGTGGGCTCGGGCGTCGCCCTCGGGGGCCTGCTGCTGGCCACCACCGTCGCGGGCGGTTCCTCGATCCGCTCTGTGAGCGGGCCGGTGAAGGTGTTCTCCACCGATGGCCGCCAGATCGATGCGGCCGAGGGCTCCTCGACGGCCCTGCCGACGCTGGCGGACTACCCCCTGCACCTGCGCCAGGCCCTGATCGCCTCGGAGGATTCGCGCTTCGGCTGGAACAGCGGCATCGACCTGTTCGGCACCCTGCGCTCCCTGGTGCAGGGCACCGGCGGCGGCAGCGGCCTGGCCCAGCAGGTGGCCCGCATGGTCTACCCGGCCGTGGGCACCGACGTGTCGGTGGCCCGCAAGCTGCGGGAGCTGTGGGTGGCCTGGCAGCTGGAGGCGGGCTTCAGCAAGAACCGCATTCTCAAGATGTACCTCGACCGGGCCTACCTGGGCCTGGGCGCGGAAGGGTTCGAGCAGGCGGCCCAGCTCTATTTCCGCAAGTCGGCCAGCGCCTTGGATGTGGCGGAGTCGGCGTTCCTGGTGGGCCTGCTGCCGAGCCCCAACAGCTATAGCCCCTGCAACCGGGAGAACCCCACCTGGGGCAGGGAGCGCCGCGACCTGGTGCTGGGGCGGATGCACGCCGAGGGCTACCTCTCCGACCAGGCGCTGATCGACGCCCGCCGCCGACCGCTCAACATCGATCCCTCCGCCTGCGGCGCGTCCACCTATTCCAGTTATCCCTTCTTCAGCGACTATGTGATCGGCGAGCTGGAGGGGCGACGCTTCGCCCTCGACCTCAGCAGTGCGGAGGCCCGGGGCAACTACGCGGTGATCAGCAGCATCGATCCGCGCCTGCAGGCCATCGCCCAGAAGCAGTTGAAGGCGTTCCTCGAGGGGCCGGGGGGCCGGGCCGGGCTCACCCAGGGCGCGATGATCTCGATCGACTACGCCACCGGCGCGATCCTGGCCTACGTCGGCGGCGGCGACTACAGCCGCTCGAGCTTCGATCGGGTGCAGGCCCTGCGTCAGCCCGGATCCACCTTCAAGCTGTTCGCCTTCCTGGCGGCCCTGGAGGCGGGGGCGAAGCCCGGCGATGCCGTCTCCTGCGCCCCCCTGGCCTACGTGGCCGGCTGCCGGGGCGGGGGCGGCAGCACCAGCGTGGCGGCGGGCTTCGCCAGCTCCGAGAACGTGGTGGCCCTGCGGCTGGCCCAGCAGGCCGGCCTGGGCAAGGTGGTGGCCAAGGCCCGCCAGCTGGGCATCAGCACGCCCATGGAGGAGAGCTTCTCGATGGTGCTGGGCGGCAAGGAGACCTACCTCTACGAGCTGGCGGGGGCCTATGCCGTGGTGGCCAACGGCGGTCGCTCGGTGCCCCTGCACGGGGTGAAACGCATTTACGACCTGGGCATCTGCGGCTCGGTGCGGTCCCTGGACGACTGCCCCCCCAGCGGCGTCACCACACCGGTGGGCGAGCTGCCCCGTCAGCTGATCGAACCGGCGGTGGCCGCCGAGATGGATGCCCTGCTGCGGCAGGTGGTGAGCGGCGGCACCGGCCGCGCCGCCGGGGTGGTGACCGATGCCCGCGGCAAGACCGGCACCACCGACAACGGCGTCGATGTGCTGTTCGTGGGCTACTCCCCCTCCAGCCGCATCCTCACCGGCATCTGGATGGGCAATGACGACAACCGCCCCGCCCAGGCCGCCTCCGGCGCCCTGGTGGCCCAGTTGTGGGGGCAATACATGCGCGCCCTGGCGAGCTGATGTTGAGCGGGCTGAGGCCGGTGCCAGGGCTTCAGCCCAGCCAGCCCAGGCCCCGGGCCAGCTCCTGGGCGCGGGTGACCAGGGCCCAGGCCGTTCCCAGCACGGTGCCCCACCACCAGGGGCTGCTCCAGAGCCGGGCCTTGGGGCTGCTGCTGTCCTGGGGATCGCGGCGCGGCAGTTGCCAGCCCAGCTGGACGGCGCCAAAGATCACCAGCAGCACCCAGGCGGGGATCTCCACCGGACCCACCACAAAGGGATGGGCCTTCCAGTGCAGGAGGCTGAGGGCCGAAGCCAGGGCAATCAGCGCGGCGATCGGCCCGGAGGCCCCGTCCCACTGACGCAGCACCCGGGCCCGGCGGGCAATCAGCACCGCCGGTGCCGTCGTGGCCAGGGCGGTGAGGGTGTAACGCAACAGCAGGGAGGCCAGGGGCAGCGTTGAGCCCCCCAGCACGATCGCCAGCATCACCAGGTTGAGCAGGGCCTCGCGGCTGGCGGAATGGATCCAGGGCGCAGTGATCCAGCACCAGGCGCGGCGCGGGTCACCGCTGGCCTCGAGGCTCAGGGGCCAGCGGCGGCGCAGGCCCCGCAGCGGGCCGAGGGCCAGGACCTGCAACAGGGCCAGAGCCACCACCAGCACCGCGCCGCTGCCCCAGCGCCAGGGATCAAAGAACCACCGGTCGAGTTCTCCACCTGCCCAGAACAGCACCGGCGCCGAGGCGGCGGCAAGCGCCAGCCCGGGACCGAGGGGCCGCAGGCTCTGCAGCCAGGGCAGGCGCCCGGAGCTGACAGGGGCAAGATCGCTGGCTTGGGAATCACCGGCGGGCTGCGAGGCGGCCACCCCGGAGCAGGCCTCCAGCAGGTCGAGCAGCTCGGCCAGCACCCTCGGCGCGTAGATCCCAGCCAGATGCTGGCTGAGGGCCGTGACGGCACTGCGCTGGGGGCCACCCTGCCGTTGCAGCACCCGCAGCAGCAGGGGCTGGGTGGCGAGATCGCGCACGGGTCCGCGCAGGCTCTCCTCCGCCCCGAGGGCGTCGATCAGCCGGTTGGCCAGGGCCTGGGGGTTGTCCAGGCTGACGGAGCCGGTGGCGACCCACTGGCGCAGTTGCAGACCGAGTTCCCGACCTTTGCCCATGGCCGCCGCAGCCTCCGGGGCCGCAGAGAAACTCAGGCGGCCTTGCTGGCCTGAAGACGGGCGCGGGCGCGGGCCAGGGCCTGCTGGGCCTTGAGCTTCTCGGGGCTGGGATCGGAACCTTCCAGGGCCGAAGCGGCCTGCTGGGCCGCCTCGAAGTCGCTTTGGGCGGCGGTGGCATCGATGCTGCTGCCCAGCTCGGCACCGTTGACGAGCACGGTGACCTCATTGGCCACCACCTCGGCGAAGCCGCCCATCAGGGCGATCGACTGCCAGCTGCCCCCCTCCCGCACCCGCAGCACACCGCTGTCGAGGGCGGTGAGCATGGAGACGTGGCCGGTGAGGATGCCGAGCTGGCCGGTGGTGCCGGGCAGGATCACTTCGTCGGCGGTGCCGTCGAAGACGCTCTGATCGGGGGCGAGGACGCGCAGGGTAAGGGTCATGGGGTTTCCCGGATCAGGACTTGGCTGCGGCGAGGATCTTGGCGGCCTTGGCCCTCACCTGATCGATGTTGCCGACCAGATAGAAGGCGGCTTCGGGCAGGTCGTCGAGTTCACCGGCCAGGATCATGTTGAAGCCCTTGATGGTGTCGTCGAGCTTCACGTATTCGCCGGACTGACCGGTGAAGATCTCGGCCACGAAGAACGGCTGGGAGAGGAACTTCTCGATCTTGCGGGCCCGGTCCACCGTGCGGCGGTCGTCCTCGGAGAGCTCGTCCAGACCCAGGATCGCGATGATGTCCTGGAGTTCCTTGTAGCGCTGCAGGGTGGACTGCACGGCACGGGCGGTGCGGTAGTGCTCATCACCCACCACGGCGGGCTGAAGCATGGTGCTGGTGGAATCCAGGGGATCCACCGCCGGATAGATGCCCTTGGAGGCCAGACCGCGGCTGAGCACGGTGGTGGCATCGAGGTGGGCGAAGGTGGTGGCGGGTGCCGGGTCGGTGAGGTCGTCAGCGGGGACGTAAACAGCCTGGATCGAGGTGATCGAGCCTTCCAGCGTGGAGGTGATGCGCTCCTGCAGTTCACCCACGTCGGTGCCGAGGGTGGGCTGGTAGCCCACGGCCGACGGCATGCGGCCCAGCAGGGCGCTCACTTCGGAGCCGGCCTGCACGAAGCGGAAGATGTTGTCGATGAACAGCAGTACGTCCTGCTTGTTCACGTCGCGGAAGTGCTCGGCCATGGTGAGCGCCGACAGGCCCACGCGCATGCGGGCACCCGGGGGCTCGTTCATCTGCCCGTAGCAGAGGGCCACCTTCGACTTGGAGAGGTCACCGGCGTTGATCACGCCCGACTCCTTGAACTCCTCGTAGAGGTCGTTGCCCTCGCGGGTGCGTTCACCCACGCCACCGAACACCGAGACGCCGCCGTGCTCCTTGGCGATGTTGTTGATCAGCTCCTGGATCAGCACGGTCTTGCCGACGCCGGCACCACCGAACAGACCCACCTTGCCGCCCTGGCGGTAGGGGGCCAGCAGGTCGATAACCTTGATGCCGGTCTCGAAGACGCGGGGCTTGGTCTCAAGTTCGGTGAGCTTGGGGGCCTGACGGTGGATCGGGGCGGTCATCGACGTGGAGACCGGGCCCTGCTCGTCAACGGGCTCGCCGAGCACGTTGAAGATGCGGCCGAGGGTGGCCTCACCAACGGGAACGGAGATGGGGGCGCCGGTGTCGAGGGCGCCCATGCCGCGCACCAGGCCGTCGGTGCTGCTCATGGCCACGGCGCGGACCCGGTGGTCGCCCAGCAGCTGCTGCACTTCAGCGGTGATGGCCACCTGTTGGCCGGCGGAATTGGTGCCTTCGATGCGAAGGGCGTTGAAGATTCTGGGCAGCTTGCCGGCAGGGAATTCCACGTCGAGGACGGGGCCGATCACCTGGCGCACGGTGCCTTTGGTACCAGGGACGGCGGGAGCGGCAGCAGCCATAGGTAAGGAAAGAGCGTGATGTGCCCAGCGGGGTCCAATCACCCGCCTTAAGCGGCGCAACCTTACCACCGCAGGGGGCCTGGGGCCTGGGGTTCGGTCACCCGCACAGCCCTGGGATGGCGCCACGGCAGAGCCGGCCCCTAGGTTGGCAGTCGAAGGGCGCGAGTGCTAACTCGCCCCATCCAGCGACGCGCCGGCCCCGGTCGTCTTCCGTCGCTGCCTTCGCGTCCATCCATCGCGTCAATTCATGGCTGCCGTTTCTCTCAGCGTCTCCACGGTCAAACCCCTCGGAGATCGCGTCTTCATCAAGGTGTCCGAATCGGAGGAGAAAACCGCCGGTGGCATCCTTCTGCCCGACACCGCCAAGGAAAAGCCCCAGGTGGGTGAAGTGGTCCAGATCGGTCCTGGCAAGCGCAACGACGACGGTTCCCGTCAGGCCCCTGAAGTGGGCGTCGGCGACAAGGTGCTCTACAGCAAGTACGCCGGCACGGACATCAAGCTCGGCACTGACGAGTACGTGCTCCTGTCCGAGAAGGACATCCTGGCCGTCGTCAACTGATCTGACGGCGTTTCCGTCTGCATCACCTTCAACCAAGCAATCTTTTTTCTTCCATGGCAAAGCGCATTATCTATAACGAGCAAGCCCGCAGGGCCCTCGAACGCGGCATCGACATCCTTGCCGAAGCCGTTGCTGTCACCCTCGGCCCCAAGGGCCGCAACGTGGTGCTGGAGAAGAAATTCGGCGCTCCCCAGATCATCAATGACGGCGTCACGATCGCCAAGGAAATTGAGCTGGAAGACCACATCGAGAACACCGGTGTGGCCCTGATCCGTCAGGCCGCCTCCAAAACCAACGACGCCGCCGGTGACGGCACCACCACCGCCACCGTCCTGGCCCACGCCATGGTCAAGGCGGGTCTGCGCAACGTGGCCGCCGGCGCCAACGCCATCACCCTCAAGAAGGGCATCGACAAGGCCACCGAGTTCCTCGTCGGCAAGATCGAGGAGCACGCCAAGCCGATCTCCGACTCCAACGCCATCGCCCAGGTGGGCACCATCTCCGCCGGCAACGACGAAGAAGTGGGCCGCATGATCGCGGATGCCATGGACAAGGTGGGCAAGGAGGGGGTCATCTCCCTCGAGGAAGGCAAGTCGATGACCACCGAACTGGAGGTCACCGAAGGCATGCGCTTCGACAAGGGCTACATCTCGCCCTACTTCGCCACCGACACCGAGCGGATGGAAGCGGTGCTCGACGAGCCCTACATCCTGCTCACCGACAAGAAGATCGGCCTGGTGCAGGATCTGGTTCCCGTCCTTGAGCAGATCGCCCGCACCGGCAAGCCCCTGCTGATCATCGCCGAGGACATTGAGAAGGAAGCCCTCGCCACCCTGGTGGTGAACCGTCTGCGTGGCGTCCTGAACGTCGCCGCCGTCAAGGCTCCCGGCTTCGGTGACCGCCGCAAGGCCATGCTCGAGGACATCGCCGTTCTCACCAACGGTCAGCTGATCACCGAGGACGCCGGGCTCAAGCTGGAGAACACCAAGCTGGAGATGCTGGGCACCGCTCGCCGCATCACCATCAACAAGGACACCACCACCATCGTCGCCGAAGGCAACGAGGCGGCGGTGAAGGCCCGCTGCGAGCAGATCCGCAAGCAGATGGACGAAACCGACTCCTCCTACGACAAGGAGAAGCTGCAGGAGCGTCTGGCCAAGCTGAGCGGCGGTGTGGCCGTGGTCAAGGTGGGCGCTGCCACCGAAACCGAGATGAAGGACAAGAAGCTGCGCCTGGAAGACGCCATCAACGCCACCAAGGCGGCCGTTGAGGAAGGCATCGTCCCCGGCGGTGGCACCACCCTGGCCCACCTGGCCCCGGCCCTCGAGGAGTGGGCGGCCGCCAACCTCTCCGGCGAGGAGCTGATCGGCGCCACCATCGTGGCCTCGTCCCTCACCGCCCCGCTCAAGCGGATCGCTGAGAACGCCGGCGTCAACGGCGCCGTCGTCGCCGAGCACGTGCGCAACAAGCCCTTCAACGAGGGCTACAACGCCGCCACCGGCGAGTACGTCGACATGCTGGCCGCCGGCATCGTCGATCCCGCCAAGGTGACCCGCTCCGGCCTGCAGAACGCCGCCTCGATCGCCGGCATGGTGCTGACCACCGAGTGCATCGTGGCCGACATGCCCGAGAAGAAGGAAGCTGCACCCGCCGGTGGCGGTGGCGGCATGGGCGGCGACTTCGACTACTGATCGCGCCAGCGGTCAGCGTCGGATCTCCGGTCCTTCGTCTTCAGCTCCAAGCGCCCCTGCCGGGGCGCTTTTTTTTGCGCACCGGACCCGGCACCTCAGCCGCATTCCTCCCGCAGCTCCTCGCAGAGCACGCGCACCACGTCCCGCAGCGAACCTGTCCGGTCGTGAATCCTGCGTTCCCTCTGGTATGGCAGCGACCCCTCCAGGTTCTGACGCAGCCGCTCCAGGCCCCGCCGTTCATCCTCCTCGGCGTAGGCCTCAAGGCTCTCCAGGGTGGTGCGGGCCACCTCCCGGAGAGACCGCAGGGACCCCTCGTCATCGACGATCAGCTGGGCTTCGATGCCATGGCGCGAGGCCCAGAA encodes:
- a CDS encoding tellurium resistance protein codes for the protein MPFPDVKLANRPLHFLYLCDCSGSMAASGKMQALNQAIRQSLPGMAAVARDNPEARVLVRAVRFADHAAWHIETPTPVDQLEWRDLQAGGITAMGEALKLVAAALQTPPMEVRALPPVLVLISDGQPTDDFAAGLEALLRVPWAQKAVRLAIALGHDADLEVLQRFIGIEPATEGRSPRRPLQASNATSLAQYIQWASTAVVGAASMPASRVGETPLEPAAGNIPLPDLPPTVLDPTDDVGPLVW
- a CDS encoding protein kinase domain-containing protein, with amino-acid sequence MSWILPEGASLDFEGLAAPLQIIRGLGGGTQGQVYEVEMEGERLALKWYLPACIARDGGLERRLIASIRATAPNEDFLWPIALLRASPESRPLIRIRQESFGYLMALRPPAYVGACEHAAGRLAIGLRQVLRACFGLADAFHALHLAGLCYKDVSLGNLFLEPGSGGILICDNDNVAVDGADHGAVLGTPGFMAPEVLLGQARPGADSDLFSLAALLFRLLTRHDPLKGQMELAIRCLDEPARRRLCGEDPVFIFDPVDDRNRPDPIEHAAALITWPIYPRPLQALFEQTFCRGMKQPSRRALTGQWKQELARTLDRRALCPACGQENFQASGGPALCWSCGAPLPEPITLALPRGSVLAAPDNELHPHHFDALAGEDLRRPLARVVAHPQDPRRLGLCNLSAAAWSGEAADGRSWPVGPGESCSLAALTRIHTPAGPIAVQRPIPPAPAA
- a CDS encoding protein phosphatase 2C domain-containing protein produces the protein MNRWAAPIAASRAGAAHLRAGRPCQDAVLCRELRDTDGQPVMLMAVADGHGGRRYRRSEVGSRLACETALAVVADALAAAPPGDGEGAWSRWLAHGLPEAVQCRWLEAVQAHWQSDPGEGDFEPLLYGSTLGLVVMTTCWWGHTGLGDWDLVRVEADGRARLLQEENEPTALGEATCSLCQPQAASLFARRAALHPLAPDPRDFALVLCTDGIRKSCATDSDFLTLAAWLAGSGAEAAGILPEALDRISREGSGDDVTVAIGRAGAPGEPPAPLPAPAVTPSPAQAAQASLPRPRPQRRRPAIGRAVAIGLALAAAGAGWLALVWPRSQVSPQAAPTSPGLRAALAEVERLCGQPASLPLELRRRRDLFVALRQGRQDPARLKAAAATDPLAALIAADLPAAGPTAAKPAAAKPPAANPRRNLQALGACPALLEALSRQWALSPATTP
- a CDS encoding transaldolase family protein gives rise to the protein MALRLLLDSADPLEWERWLPSGLFQGVTTNPTLLRRAGQPCNLDHLGWLAQHAAALGCRELHLQTWGADGEQQLAIGRALAALDPERVLVKVPITRGGAEVARQLIAAGVPVTFTACYEVAQVLVAAALGADGIAAYLGRIGDLGRDGHGELIAMQRALDGVGSSTRLLVASLRQPGDLARLAAAGLAHHTISPAIAEALFASPDTAAAAEQFERDSLGG
- a CDS encoding FHA domain-containing protein, with the translated sequence MSVHPRLLLRDDPGRSVPLDPRTPLSIGRDPASGLCLSQAQGVSRHHALVRVSRTRAGQWLLCDLGSANGTYLEGARLRDCRPLSDGDEIRLGLQGPVLQFRASGSPPPAASGALGRPAPPPVPKAVAGQLDFAGRSLPLDRIRSAYVRSRRRHPQAFSWWLLLCLGGLLLLPFPWLFWPLQLGALAGWILLGSRWEHLLEVTLQDGLAYRHRFDSLETALAHRNGIRKAMGPAPASGRRP
- a CDS encoding transglycosylase domain-containing protein, with the translated sequence MVGTTEQASPGDITAPGTAPHTAPEPAAGWRSLWQALRRTAADGGRRRAVTTALMDLKHHGAWLELWIGGQCRRRVALEGGRYRIGRDPLCELQADATGVSRVHAIVEQERPGDRDYVGEDFSSANGLFHRDRRIRAIHLRDGDRLQLGSPLKGEAPTLVYRHPRSPLGQLVHWGAIGALVGSGVALGGLLLATTVAGGSSIRSVSGPVKVFSTDGRQIDAAEGSSTALPTLADYPLHLRQALIASEDSRFGWNSGIDLFGTLRSLVQGTGGGSGLAQQVARMVYPAVGTDVSVARKLRELWVAWQLEAGFSKNRILKMYLDRAYLGLGAEGFEQAAQLYFRKSASALDVAESAFLVGLLPSPNSYSPCNRENPTWGRERRDLVLGRMHAEGYLSDQALIDARRRPLNIDPSACGASTYSSYPFFSDYVIGELEGRRFALDLSSAEARGNYAVISSIDPRLQAIAQKQLKAFLEGPGGRAGLTQGAMISIDYATGAILAYVGGGDYSRSSFDRVQALRQPGSTFKLFAFLAALEAGAKPGDAVSCAPLAYVAGCRGGGGSTSVAAGFASSENVVALRLAQQAGLGKVVAKARQLGISTPMEESFSMVLGGKETYLYELAGAYAVVANGGRSVPLHGVKRIYDLGICGSVRSLDDCPPSGVTTPVGELPRQLIEPAVAAEMDALLRQVVSGGTGRAAGVVTDARGKTGTTDNGVDVLFVGYSPSSRILTGIWMGNDDNRPAQAASGALVAQLWGQYMRALAS